GTTATGATGCTATCGCAGTGACAAAATCTATCCACAAGCTTATAAAAACTTGCCAAACCACTCAAAACCGCCTCTGTGGTAGTTCATGCTACAGTCTCCAGGACCACTTTTTGGCATGAcaacacccacccacacacacacacacacacagacttgtgaGATGAAAACAATACCAGCCACATGCTGTTACAGCTGGCAAAAATTAGCCAGCTGTCTATTAATCCATTCATCTGTCCAAAAGCAGATAAATATTGGCATCTTGCGGCCCGACTGCTGTGAAAATTGGGAAGGATATTGATGGTCCCTTGGAAGATGAATTGCAATATTATTGATGAAATGCTGACTTTGACCCAGGCGCCGGCATCAAGTTAAAATTTCCACTTACAGTAAACTTCCCCTTCCCTGAAATCTGTCGGACACATTCTTgcttccaaaaacacaaaaccggTTGATTGTAATTTCTCCACgatgctttcttttctttttcttttcttttttaacccgACTCCCGTTCTGTGGGGGTGTAATGCCGATTGCAGGCTCTAGCTGCCACTAGTGTGGGATTAAGGATAACTGTCAAAGCTTTTGACTACATTGGCTTTGTATGTGTTCAAAGGCGAGTGTTtcagtgaagagaaaaaggtTGTGTGCACACTGATAAATTTGTGATTACCATCACTTGTCAAATCTGCACGTTTGCAGCTACCTGTGCATGCCCATAAATATGAGTATGCACATATGGATTAAGTAATAAATAATAGAACAACAATGATGAACATTATAAACATAAAGAGCTGCAAAAACTTCAGAGGGATTAAAATGTATATCTTTCTGGCTTGCACAGTTGAAACACCGGCGTAGCTGATTGACAGCCATGTTTACATTGGTGGTTGCTCGGACTACTGAGGAAACAGTCTGTGAGTCACACTCATATGTTGACAAGCTAAAGGTGTTATGTAAAGTCATAAGAATTCAGGAGTGAATGTAATGGCCTTGTAGTTGCTGGGAAAGTACcagtgcaaaaaacaaaacaaaacaaaacaaaacaaaaaaaaaactacccaaaaaacccaacatctcataaacagaaagtgacatttCATTACTAacactgtgaaattaaaaataggAAGGAAAAGGGAAGAATCATTTGTGTGAGTGTCGCTCTCTGTCGTCCAGATGTGTTATAGTAGCAGCCTGTTCACAAGGGTCTTATCAAGGCATCTGCACCACACCTCTTAAACAATCTGTCACATTGGTGAGTCATTACTGTTCCACAAAGGCATGAAGACGAGCATTGTTTTAATCCACAATATGTAGATACAGGTCCAGATCTTTAGATTCCCACCAGTAAAAGTGTATTTATACGCTGAAACTAGAGCATTATTAAGATGCTGGGCATCTCTGGGTTTGACTTTGAAGCATAGATTGAAATTTTTGgtgaaagaagcaaaaaatacaataataattagTCATTGTTGAGAGGAAAAGTGCATTAATCAAACATAGTTTAGTGAGGTGCTAAAATTATCAGTAAATTAAAGAAGTAAACTACATTTAATTTTGGATCAaatacagattttaaaaagtgtgAATAAGttattgtcagaaaaaaatagacagaatatattttttaagtttcatttttaattcctCCTTTATCTACTATGTgtttaaaatttacttttatattCTAGTTTGAATATACTCATTAAAGACGAAATGAATTCAGGCAAACTCCGATGGCACCGTCAGTCGTGTTTCATACGCGACAGGACGAGGCGAAGGCCCCTCTGACGTATAATTCAGTCGCGGAAAACGGAGGCTGCTCGGACTGCTGGGGTCAGGTCggagggtttttgtttttggaggacAGAGAATCATGGCCCTGAGGGTGATCCGGCTGGTCATCCCAGCGGGAGCAACTGCTTTCCAAGCCGGGAATGTTGTGCAGAAGGTAGGGGAAGTAAAAGTCCCGGACCGGGTGTTGTTTTAGTCGTCTGGTCCGCAAGGacaagctaagctaaccagctagcctgTTAGCCGCTAGCATCACAACCGGTCAGCAACAAGCCGCTCATCTATTGGTCGGTCAGTAAATGTTGGCAGGTCACAGCCAAGAAGTCAACAAAAACCAGACGTCAATACACCCAAGTAGTTTAATTAGATCTAATGAAATGGGcttgtaatgtttttttgttttttatacgCAGACttaattcatatttcatcttgTAACTAGTTCCGATGCTAACGAGACTTCATCCAGAAATTGTTGTTGTCCTCATTATCATTATATCATGTGCAGTGAAATTACAAATGGCTTACAACGAGAAAAGTAGTAGCAATAAGATGAACAAGTAGCAATAACAACAAGCAGAAACATGGTCTCTAATATAAAAATTTAGGAAAGCAGTTTAAAGACATTTGTACTAAGTTTAGCTTGAGTGCAAGTGTCTCTTCTCATTGTAAAGGGTGTTTTAGTCAGTGGTGTTTCAGTCCTTGTGCAGGTGTGTATTCATACACTGCTGGATGGATTGTTTAATTCAGCACTTTGAAGTTCGATCATATGgttagtttgtttatttcatgcttAACTGTTGCAGCATCTGTGATTGTTGCCTCAGATAAAAACTAGGGCTTGTAATTACGTTAATATTGCCGCCAACCATCACCTGGAGAGACTTTGGCCTAACTTGTTATTACATACACATGCTCGCTTAATCGTTGCAGCCTCCAATACAAAATTTGCTTACTACTATTGCTGAATTTGTCATGGAATTTGTTGTTGCCGCCAAAGTTCAGTTTTCACAGGGTGAATAGCTGCAGAACTTAGTGAAATGAAAGTAGTGTAACTATATTGGACATCTTGTCagtaaattgtaaaataatttctaTTAATTGCACTTAAACTCcttgttttttaaagcagcGTATCTATGACACCTGATTTCAATGCgttcattaaaattaatttcagagAAGTCATGCTTATTCGCCAACACATTTCaattacattgtgttttttccAAATTTATTTAACATCAGCAGACTTAGGGTAAGATAATATCCAAGTTCAGAATgaactttcttctgttttgtgttttgacagtttTGGGAGATCCTCGATGTGAATTGCTGAAGTCCATTTTTGCCCTTGAGCTCGCCAGTCAGTTTATCTGCCTCTGTTTGGTGTTACCCTCATATGTTCAATGAAGTGTGGTGCGGCTTTTGTTATCCAGGCGGGTGTTCACACGAGCTCAGTGAGAAGCCTTCGGTACGGCTGGTGGGCCTACGCGCTGGGTGAAAGGACGACACCACGGTTAAACAAGAACAGCAAAATCATCTCTGTGGATGGAAACTTGGCCTCTGGAAAGGGAGCACTGGCCCAGAAGCTGGCTGACAGGCTTGGTAACTACCTGACTGacgtgttttttttatataactgtGATTATCTCATATTGTGTGTTAATATCAGCCAGACAAATGATCTGACAGGCTGTCATGGGACATTTGGGGGAAATTAGTGCATGTGGGTTGAAATGCTAAGATAAATTCTGCACCTACAGGGATGCTCTACATGCCCGAGCCCGACACTTTCTATTTGGACAAGATGACGGGGGAGAAAGAGCCGCTCTCTGTAGATTTCAATGGGATGTGCAGCCTGGAGAAATTCTACACAGACCCCAAAGCTGCCGATGGAAACAGCTACAGGCTGCAGCTGTGGATGTACAACATGAGGCTGCTTCAATATGCTGATGCCATCGAGCACCTGCTCACCACAGGTATCCCCGACTCAGAGATTCAGTGTAGTTTCTGCACACAGCTAAAAGAAGAATTAGACAGAGTCCTGCTCGGTCTTGTAAACAATGCATTGTCATCATATTTCTAACTGTCTCATGTAATCCTGAAAATATGCTCACAGCTTGACTCAGTAATACATTTTCCTAATCTTATTCTGTGTTCAAGGCCAAGGAGTGATCATTGAACGTTCCCCCTTCAGTGACATGGTCTTTCTGGAGGCCATGTTTAAAGAAGGTTACATCAGAAAAGAGTGTGAGTactgcattttcaaaaacaaaacaagatgatgatgaagataataataaaaaacttgTTCTTTAAACAGCCATTACAAAGAGCTTCAGAAGGaaggacaaataaaagaaagcaaatcacaaagaaaaacaaaatcactgtcAAATAGAATAACACGCATAACAGTCCTTGTACAAAAGTGGCTGAAAGCAACAGATAAAATAAGTTTAGACATAAAATACGTAAGTACAGCAAAAGTTAGTTTTCGtggtgatttaaaaacagatgctgagctttatttatttgagagCGTTGGAGCCGTAACCCCAAATCGCCTGACGTCACCTGAAGATCTCAAGCTGCTggctgatgaaaaatgaattagaAGCTTGGACAGGGAGCTGACTGCTGTGTTGTTCCTTGGCTCTCAAAAATTAAGAGTAGCCAGATTTTGGCACTGAATTACACAAAGCTAGACGAGACGTAATGAATGCGTGAAATCAAATAATGCGATTGCTGCAGAATTTAGGCCATAGGGAGCCTGCTAAAAGGAAACTGGTTCGCTGCCATCTCATCTTTAACTGTAGTCTAAAAGGAATTGGCTGAATTGGATGGTCTGCAGAACAAATGCATAATACTGAGTATCATTTGAGTgtcattgaaaataaatattccaCTGATGCAGAAAAGTGGTCTTGATTCAACTTTGTGGCACACAAAACGACCAGAGTGGAAATGTTAGTCTTTACTTATTcagagaagatggagagaaaacaaaaacagaagtgagAAGTTCGTATctcatttgctttcattttggtGCATtcatggggagaaaaaaaaatatctgtgaaaCGTGGTGATGATGTGGgtaacaaaagcaaactgttATCCACTTAAAATTATTTCCTGTGGCTCACAGGTGTGCAACACTATAATGAGGTGAAGAACATTAGCATCTGTGAGTTTCTGCCTCCGCACCTCGTCATCTATGTAGATCTGCCTGCGGAGGAAGTGCAGAAGAAGCTGAAACAGAGCAACAAGGTAATGAGACACCGCCACAGAAGCCACAGGGTACCGCAGTCTCTGCAGGGTGCTGCAATTATGCCAAATATTTCAGCTCTGCTCATTAACAATCAATATAAGGCCTTTTATACTGTTTTCAACTGGAACAGCAGCATGCAAACACCTCAGAGGGTCGGATACACTCTGTGGAGATGGATGATATAAaattgagtgttttaatcaggCTTTCAATACTTAAAGctattgatttcatttattctatTCCCAGTCTTATCTTCAAAACGTGCCCCTGAGTTATCTGAAGAACATTGAAGATGGATACAAGAAGACATTTCTACCTGAAATCAGGTAAAGCAAATGTGCTCACATTAGACTTCATGACTTCAAGTTTGTGTACCTGAACAGCaacttgtgttttccttttagcAAAACTTCAGAGTTGCTTGCTTATGATACGACCCAAGCCCAGGATGTTGAGCGGGTAAGTTAACAGTGGCTGGATGAATTATTCTGTCCCCTAAAATCTCTTAAAAGTCCCACATAGTCTAAACGTAGAGCTCCATGTGGTCTTCGATAAATCAGGTTTAGGTTTTATATAAATACTGTGGAAGgctcaaaggtctcagtccacagagagtTGTTTAACGTTCTCTGCGGACTTCCTGTTTACCGTGTGTGTCTCTCACTGCAGGTCGCTGAGGACTTTGAGTATCTGAAGTTTGAAAAAGGGCCGTGGCTTGATCAGGATGACGTCACCTACCACCACATGAGGATGCTGTGAGTGTTTAAACACACGTTCCACTCGGACTTGCAAATTGCACAAAGAAATGTctttcctggatttttttaCAAAATCTTATCACCATCCAAGTGTGACCCCTGTTATAGATTGCATGTGCAAAGAAACAAGGGGTGAATTGAGAATACAGATTAATTCTAATTGCTGAATTCATCCATTCTGCCAGACAGGTTATCGGCACTTCACTcacagctgatttatttccttcttttttgttATCTGTGTCCTACAGAGTGGAAGATAAACATCACGTGGCAACTCTGACACACATACCAAGGTTCCTGCCAGAGATCACCATTGGGGCGCACGACTTCGATGAAAAATACTACGCCTATAGATCAGTATGTTGAGAGAAAAATTCAGTCTTACTCGTTGGAAGTAACGCTCGCTTGGTAGCTCCACCTCCATGTTCTTGATTTTCTCTGTTCACTTTCAAACATCATTAAGAGGAAACAATGTGATCTCAGTGAGTTTGAATTCAGCGTGAATTTGGGGAGTTTGAGTATTTCTGAGGTCTTGAGAGGTTTTTCTCAGAATGAGGCCgaaaacatacaaaaagaaTCCTTCCAGGGAGCCGCAGCTCTGTGTAGGAGACACCTTGTTGGtgagagaggtcaaaggtcagagtggTAGGAGATGACGGAGAGGCTTCGGTCTCTCAGAtaaccagcagcaacagcagagacagcagagacaacGTCAGGTTCCTTCCCTGTCAGAAGGCCTGAGGTGGACTCCGCTTCATTGACGCCAGGCAGGTGAAGACTGAAGAGGTCCAGTCCGGTCTGACGGATCTGGATTTCCACCGCGGCAGCAGATGTTGGGGTCAGGTGGACCCAACCTGCCTGGTCGTGGGGAACGTTTTCTAACCCTGACTGACTGTAACACCAGTCAATTAAGGTTTTAATGCCATGGTATTATTGGCGACCATGTGCGTCCCTTTTATTTCCATCCTCTAATGACCACTTGCAGCTTGTTAATCGTCCAGGTCACTAAGCAGACGTCGTCTCAAACTGGTTTTCAAAAATGTGAAGGCAAGTTTGGTGAACTTCGGCGGCTCCAACAACAAACTACAGCCTGATCATAAAGACATGTTAGCAGACATGTGATGGGATATAATGAGAATCCTTATGAACAGCTGGGATTTTATTCACTGCAGCAGATCgttagtgttcctgctctgtgtcACTAACGCCCCATCAGTCCGGACAGCGAGGTCATTGTTCCCCTCCGGCCCCTCTGGTGTCGGTGCAGTCACCCGACGCTGACTGCACATTCCTATTGACAGGCTGTTCCACTTGTGGACAGTTGGTGGCAGCAATGTGCACGAAAATCCACCAACAAAGGCAAAGTTTAAATGCAAACGTGACCCTTCTGGACTTGGGGGCCGAGCCCTCGCTGACACAGAAGTAGCTGTAAGGCTTCAGGGCTGTGACCGAAAAAATCCTCAATAACACGGGTCAAAAACGGTCCTGAGCTGTCTGACGATAAACTGTGCTGAGCAGTTTATTTAAAACTTCCAAGATGCAGACCCCCGAGGCTTTGTCTGCGGCCTTCCTTTCCTTCTAACACTGAATACTTGTTTCTTAACCTTACTCGACATGGACCCTGTGCAGTACTGTCAGCATGATTGAACTAATTTTCTTCCCATGAAATATTGAGCGACTACAAGAAGGCAAATGTCAGACGTGGAATGTTCTACAGGGCTTTTGGTATCATCAGTCTTGCAGGGGAAACATTtggatctgaccttttctgtttgactctagacttttttttttttcgtctccccctgctgctgggaaaaaaaaggcaaaatcaGGCCTGTAATGCTACAGCAGGCTGTGACCCAACATTGTGTCATGAGCCTGCATCTTAGCGGATGGAAGGAGGAACTGCGAGTCTTGGCGGTTTGATCTCCTGCAGCACATTTAAGAGTCATGGATGGAAATTTGCAGCTTATATTGCAACGTGTTtgagaaagactgaaaaaaggggttgaacatatttaatttaaacttgTATGAGGCGAGGTTAACGTTTGACAGTTTACTCATCACGCCATAGTTGAGCTATTAAAATGAAGTTATGTTCCTGCTGATAACTTTCCTCTGTGACTTGTAAATGAAACATCTTTATATTTAATGCATCACaggttttaattttactttaattgcctttttttttttattattatttgcagcTCCCTGGGAAGAAATATGCTCCTGGTTATAATGCAGATGTTGGCGACAAATACATCTGGCTGAAGTGAACGAGCTCGCCAGCCAACTGAAGCAGCATCTGAACAGTTCCCCGGGTGAACTCTGGATCAGCTGTCTGTTATCGATCCAGTCGTCCTCTGTTGTACATCCCAAATGATATGTATGTATTGAGAGAATAAATTTTGAATCCAGTAAATGGCTTGTCTTTTGTTCTGACTCTGCAGCCCAGAGATGATGGAGAGTGAATGCAGATGCAGAAGTAGACTCCAGTTGCATTTAAAGCAAATATACAGCTTTAATTCAGGTTGTTATTGTCTCCAACACTTCCACATTAAGTGTCTGCACTTTAATTGTTATCCCATTTAGCACTTActagacatacacagacattgAACGAATGTAACGTAGCTTTAAGATGCAAATACATGTGGAATATTTGTCGATTATTATGACCAACCTTATGAAGACAAAACTGATCACATGATTGTTTCACACGACATTTTCCAATTCTTCCAATTTAAAGTCAAATCACCACTTccaaaaaaatgtctgttttaaatGGTTTAGTATAAACACAAGTATATGCACTTTCATGCTGAGTTTGTAATATAAAAGTCTCCTGAAGGTTTTTGAGCTTCAGTTtaactaaatttaaatgaggtaaaactttatttatccatATTTTTCCAGCTATTTTGCCGCCGTATGACTCAGCCTCTTGGAGCTCAACGTGCCGCATCTGCGAAGGCCTGGAGATAAACCCCCCCGTCTCGTAAGAGTTGATTAGTTTGTGTTCCTGGTTAGCTGGAGGGGGAGCTCGTTGTCTTCTCTCTTGTCAAATCTTGGCAAGAGATCTCACTTTTTTGTGTCTCCATCTCCTGCCTCAGCTCTGTCTTCACCGCAGCAGCAACCAGACTATCCAAATAATCT
This portion of the Echeneis naucrates chromosome 21, fEcheNa1.1, whole genome shotgun sequence genome encodes:
- the ndufa10 gene encoding NADH dehydrogenase [ubiquinone] 1 alpha subcomplex subunit 10, mitochondrial; amino-acid sequence: MALRVIRLVIPAGATAFQAGNVVQKAGVHTSSVRSLRYGWWAYALGERTTPRLNKNSKIISVDGNLASGKGALAQKLADRLGMLYMPEPDTFYLDKMTGEKEPLSVDFNGMCSLEKFYTDPKAADGNSYRLQLWMYNMRLLQYADAIEHLLTTGQGVIIERSPFSDMVFLEAMFKEGYIRKECVQHYNEVKNISICEFLPPHLVIYVDLPAEEVQKKLKQSNKSYLQNVPLSYLKNIEDGYKKTFLPEISKTSELLAYDTTQAQDVERVAEDFEYLKFEKGPWLDQDDVTYHHMRMLVEDKHHVATLTHIPRFLPEITIGAHDFDEKYYAYRSLPGKKYAPGYNADVGDKYIWLK